The following are encoded in a window of Pyxidicoccus xibeiensis genomic DNA:
- a CDS encoding protein kinase domain-containing protein, whose product MRPLKEQRRVFRLPCADAPESRERLSRSMTVHGLFVPADQLEPVGTEFPLQLTFQSGRPVVSGKVQVVEHGMTGRLRGYFVKYVELDPGSLELPLNPRGPRPARRSGPIPRVFAEPVTEPDSAPREEVTPVGILPRSVDETATGLPDYSNEELLHAFDPHAWQGGLRPFDVFGPYQLLRHLGVGGMAEVILARRLMGDGVDKLVALKLVFREYACHPRLSRLFLTEARLSATLQHPNLIQVFDVGSAAGRAFMAMEYVHGCNGAELVQRLRERGGPPPIALAVALGIELGRALEYLHEKRDLDGRHLHLVHRDVSPGNVLVGLHGAVKLVDMGVASASIASGNDSLMVGKRAYMSPEQAAGGMPERGWDIYGLGLVLYELLTLERAFEGITEPAAIVASRRTKLRPSAVNPQVPAELDRLVQWATEYDRTRRAPSARALRVALEQVRATLPPFDLVKTMRELFGDELEEAQLETGKLISIARRRDGGDPSHAYRWATTALRELMPRWLRLVIARHRRALRRGLAGLLVVLIAGGGLMWRQRQQEALVGEHLERADRLASIARLVGSGEDTALGQLQAALALSPEDPRVLARLRLLADTFTRLGEVAEQRGDVSEAVAHFRAALEADASRAPLRERMRVLEEQVRSRSHTTRDAP is encoded by the coding sequence GTGAGACCGCTGAAGGAGCAGCGCCGGGTGTTCCGGCTGCCGTGCGCGGATGCGCCGGAGTCCCGGGAGCGGCTCTCCCGGAGCATGACCGTGCATGGGCTGTTCGTTCCCGCCGACCAGCTGGAGCCGGTGGGCACGGAGTTCCCGCTCCAGCTCACCTTCCAGAGCGGCAGGCCCGTCGTGTCCGGGAAGGTGCAGGTCGTCGAGCACGGCATGACGGGACGTCTGCGAGGCTACTTCGTGAAGTACGTGGAGCTGGACCCTGGGAGCCTGGAGCTACCCCTGAACCCGCGCGGCCCCAGGCCCGCGCGCCGCTCCGGGCCCATCCCTCGCGTCTTCGCCGAGCCGGTGACAGAGCCCGACTCCGCGCCGAGGGAGGAGGTCACCCCCGTCGGCATCCTCCCCCGCTCCGTGGACGAGACGGCCACGGGGCTCCCGGACTACTCGAACGAGGAGCTGCTGCACGCCTTCGACCCCCACGCCTGGCAGGGAGGCCTGCGGCCTTTCGATGTCTTCGGTCCCTATCAGCTCCTGAGGCACCTGGGCGTGGGAGGCATGGCCGAGGTCATCCTCGCGCGCCGGCTGATGGGAGACGGGGTGGACAAGCTGGTGGCGCTCAAGCTCGTCTTCCGGGAGTACGCCTGCCACCCGCGCCTGTCGCGGCTCTTCCTCACGGAGGCGCGCCTCAGCGCCACGCTGCAGCACCCCAACCTCATCCAGGTGTTCGACGTGGGCTCCGCGGCCGGGCGCGCGTTCATGGCCATGGAGTACGTGCACGGCTGCAACGGCGCGGAGCTCGTCCAGCGCCTGCGCGAGCGGGGCGGGCCTCCGCCCATCGCCCTGGCGGTGGCGCTGGGCATCGAGCTGGGCAGGGCGCTGGAGTACCTCCACGAGAAGCGGGACCTGGACGGCCGGCACCTGCACCTCGTCCACCGGGACGTGAGCCCGGGCAACGTGCTCGTCGGCCTGCACGGCGCGGTGAAGCTGGTGGACATGGGGGTGGCCTCCGCCAGCATCGCCAGCGGCAACGACTCGCTGATGGTGGGCAAGCGCGCGTACATGTCACCGGAGCAGGCGGCGGGCGGCATGCCGGAGCGGGGCTGGGACATCTACGGCCTGGGGCTGGTGCTGTACGAGCTGCTCACGCTGGAGCGGGCCTTCGAGGGCATCACCGAGCCGGCGGCCATCGTCGCCTCGCGCCGCACGAAGCTGAGGCCGTCGGCCGTCAACCCCCAGGTGCCCGCGGAGCTGGACCGGCTGGTGCAATGGGCCACCGAGTATGACCGCACGCGCCGGGCCCCGAGCGCCCGGGCGCTGCGCGTGGCGCTGGAGCAGGTGCGCGCCACCCTGCCGCCCTTCGACCTCGTGAAGACGATGCGGGAGCTGTTCGGCGACGAGCTGGAAGAGGCCCAGCTCGAGACGGGGAAGCTCATCAGCATCGCGCGGCGGAGGGATGGCGGAGACCCCTCGCACGCGTACCGCTGGGCCACCACGGCGCTGCGGGAGCTGATGCCACGCTGGTTGCGGCTGGTCATCGCGCGCCACCGCCGGGCCCTGCGCAGGGGCCTGGCGGGACTGCTCGTGGTGCTCATTGCGGGAGGCGGGCTCATGTGGAGACAGCGGCAGCAGGAGGCACTCGTGGGCGAGCACCTGGAGCGCGCGGACCGGCTCGCCTCCATTGCGCGACTGGTGGGGTCCGGCGAGGACACCGCGCTCGGCCAGCTCCAGGCAGCGCTGGCGCTGAGCCCGGAAGACCCGCGAGTGCTCGCGAGGCTCCGGTTGCTGGCGGACACCTTCACGCGGCTGGGAGAGGTGGCCGAGCAACGCGGCGACGTGTCCGAGGCGGTGGCCCACTTCCGTGCGGCGCTGGAGGCCGACGCGAGCCGCGCGCCGCTGCGAGAGCGCATGCGGGTGCTCGAGGAGCAGGTCCGAAGCCGCAGCCACACCACCCGGGATGCGCCATGA
- a CDS encoding peptidase associated/transthyretin-like domain-containing protein has translation MEAPRPPQADGPGLRFDVLPPRAQVIVNGRLVGTAEHLRSAGGVLLLPGLHQVSIRHPGHVTWRSQVAVGERLEPLQVTLTPLP, from the coding sequence GTGGAAGCGCCCAGGCCGCCACAGGCCGACGGGCCCGGGCTGCGCTTCGACGTGCTGCCCCCGCGGGCCCAGGTCATCGTGAATGGCCGGCTGGTGGGCACGGCGGAGCACCTGCGCTCCGCGGGAGGCGTGCTGCTGCTCCCGGGCCTCCACCAGGTCAGCATCCGCCACCCGGGCCATGTGACGTGGCGCTCGCAGGTGGCGGTGGGTGAGCGCCTGGAGCCCCTCCAGGTGACGCTCACGCCGTTGCCCTGA
- a CDS encoding poly(A) polymerase yields MSQERFTTSREVYHRIRWDPRLDAREFVIGYDAHLEALEEMPFEAFVPDGEIPWHRVWYFKRGRQVVWDRKQRLDLLDSLTPSAEEPAPVAAPARADVAPAPRAAPAASREASGFTPLPAYRFDARTSTWVESSAQADDTRPRPSPEQLTLVTFNVLFDLHDAEKLATERRTPATLAQLQTLDADLIALQEVTAPFLQALLAEPWVREGYWLSEGPGAATVTPYGQVLLSRVPFATLCQRVFTRDKRIIAARLAVAGHPLWVATQHLTSNHAPSGGNARASQVRTLVEWARTLGTQAEEGAPDVVLAGDFNFGDGEPEADAFADAGFVDAWPTLRPGEGGETYDPALNALAATTTTSGRRQRLDRVLVCSPSGRLTAQAVELFGEAPLKGPPAPTGAALFLSDHFGLRCVLRRGDVPQEPAPSRPRAARLVHHTAVVLIPPDEVWEPIQALRRKHDAKFTRWMPHVTLLYPFLPEESFDEVEALLTEALRDVKPFQVTLSGFHHFEHRANVTAWLRPEDKPYGALQALHAKLEQALPECDDQGHKSARGFTPHLSVGQLPRASATDLARTLSAWEKHWRPLTFEAREVCIIRRKGDTPFEVVRRIPLAGKQPRSAPTPEDARATDTLLHAALARHGAAAAPEARAARTAAVEQLQALCTRVGAELHPYGSYLLGTDGAGSDVDAVAIGPASLLREDFARALIQEAGPASARFVADAAIPLVKLSLGGVSIDLSYASRPEGVDPCPPETLLALHSERLDVPGLRSVLGLADTRGLLDALEHAGAAPERFRTLLRAVKAWAKARGLYSHALGYLGGLSWSILAAWACTRMSEQDAGSDAALLARFFETFSTWRWPQPVTLTPETARYSPDGKRDLLPILAPAAPPRNTARNISRSTSRTLRDELTRAREVVASARAQGTAESWEALFEPLDRTYKPPARLVLAIDAPSPEAREAAAGWVLGHLTALLFRLEGDRRLFMRPLPSPGPHAPFALGLETRNAGHGEVVLRRYGFLFEAVEDFRTSFHEWNHRPEGTSLRVDLVED; encoded by the coding sequence ATGTCCCAGGAACGCTTCACGACCAGCCGCGAGGTGTACCACCGCATCCGCTGGGACCCGCGGCTCGATGCCCGTGAGTTCGTCATCGGCTACGACGCCCACCTCGAAGCGCTGGAGGAGATGCCCTTCGAGGCCTTCGTCCCCGATGGGGAGATTCCCTGGCACCGCGTCTGGTACTTCAAGCGCGGCCGCCAGGTGGTGTGGGACCGCAAGCAGCGCCTCGACCTGCTCGACTCCCTCACCCCGTCCGCCGAGGAGCCCGCCCCCGTGGCGGCTCCCGCGCGGGCGGACGTGGCACCAGCGCCCAGGGCCGCGCCCGCTGCCTCGCGAGAAGCCTCCGGCTTCACCCCGCTGCCGGCGTACCGGTTCGATGCGCGGACCTCCACGTGGGTGGAGTCCTCCGCCCAGGCCGATGACACCCGCCCGCGCCCCTCGCCCGAGCAGCTCACGCTCGTCACCTTCAACGTGCTGTTCGACCTGCACGACGCGGAGAAGCTGGCCACGGAGCGACGGACGCCCGCCACGCTCGCGCAGCTCCAGACGCTGGACGCGGACCTCATCGCCCTGCAGGAAGTCACCGCGCCCTTCCTCCAGGCGCTGCTCGCGGAGCCGTGGGTGCGTGAGGGCTACTGGCTCTCCGAAGGTCCGGGCGCCGCCACCGTGACGCCTTATGGACAGGTGCTCCTGTCCCGCGTCCCGTTCGCCACGCTGTGCCAGCGCGTCTTCACCCGGGACAAGCGCATCATCGCGGCCCGGCTCGCCGTGGCGGGCCACCCGCTGTGGGTGGCCACGCAGCACCTGACGAGCAACCACGCACCCTCCGGCGGCAACGCGCGGGCCTCCCAGGTCCGGACGCTCGTCGAGTGGGCACGCACGTTGGGGACGCAAGCAGAGGAAGGCGCGCCGGACGTGGTGCTGGCGGGTGACTTCAACTTCGGCGACGGCGAGCCCGAGGCCGACGCCTTCGCCGACGCGGGCTTCGTGGACGCCTGGCCCACGCTGCGACCCGGAGAGGGCGGCGAGACGTACGACCCCGCCCTCAACGCGCTGGCGGCGACCACCACCACCTCGGGCCGGCGGCAGCGGCTGGACCGGGTGCTGGTGTGCTCACCGTCCGGGAGGCTCACCGCGCAGGCCGTGGAGCTGTTTGGCGAGGCGCCCCTGAAGGGGCCTCCCGCGCCCACTGGAGCGGCCCTCTTCCTGTCCGACCACTTCGGCCTGCGCTGCGTCCTGCGCCGGGGCGACGTCCCCCAGGAGCCCGCGCCCTCCCGCCCCCGCGCGGCCCGGCTCGTCCACCACACGGCGGTGGTGCTCATCCCGCCCGACGAGGTGTGGGAGCCCATCCAGGCCCTGCGGCGGAAGCACGACGCGAAGTTCACCCGGTGGATGCCGCACGTCACGCTCCTCTACCCCTTCCTCCCCGAGGAGTCCTTCGACGAGGTCGAGGCGCTGCTCACCGAGGCGCTTCGCGACGTGAAGCCCTTCCAGGTGACGCTCTCCGGCTTCCACCACTTCGAGCACCGCGCCAACGTGACGGCGTGGCTCCGCCCGGAGGACAAGCCGTACGGAGCACTCCAGGCCCTGCACGCGAAGCTCGAGCAGGCCCTGCCCGAGTGCGACGACCAGGGCCACAAGTCCGCGCGCGGCTTCACGCCGCACCTCTCCGTCGGCCAGCTTCCCCGCGCCAGCGCCACCGACCTCGCGCGCACGCTGTCCGCATGGGAGAAGCACTGGCGTCCGCTCACCTTCGAGGCACGCGAGGTGTGCATCATCCGCAGGAAGGGGGACACGCCGTTCGAGGTCGTCCGGCGCATTCCCCTCGCGGGCAAGCAGCCCAGAAGCGCCCCCACCCCCGAGGACGCCCGAGCGACTGACACCCTCCTCCACGCCGCCCTGGCCCGCCACGGCGCCGCGGCGGCCCCCGAAGCCCGCGCCGCGCGCACGGCGGCGGTGGAGCAACTCCAGGCCCTCTGCACGCGTGTCGGCGCGGAGCTCCACCCGTATGGCTCGTACCTCCTGGGAACGGACGGCGCGGGCAGTGACGTGGATGCGGTGGCCATCGGCCCCGCGAGCCTGTTGCGCGAGGACTTCGCACGAGCGCTCATCCAGGAAGCAGGCCCCGCGTCCGCGCGCTTCGTGGCGGACGCCGCCATTCCGCTGGTGAAGCTCTCCCTCGGAGGCGTGAGCATCGACCTCTCCTATGCCAGCCGTCCCGAGGGCGTGGACCCCTGCCCTCCCGAGACGCTGCTGGCGCTGCACTCCGAGCGGCTCGACGTCCCGGGCCTCCGCTCCGTCCTCGGGCTGGCGGACACGCGGGGCCTGCTCGACGCGCTGGAGCACGCGGGAGCAGCCCCCGAGCGCTTCCGCACCCTGCTGCGCGCGGTGAAGGCCTGGGCGAAGGCCCGCGGCCTCTACTCCCACGCGCTGGGCTACCTGGGCGGCCTGTCCTGGTCCATCCTGGCCGCCTGGGCCTGCACGCGGATGAGCGAACAGGACGCCGGCTCGGACGCGGCGCTGCTCGCGCGCTTCTTCGAGACGTTCTCCACCTGGCGCTGGCCCCAGCCGGTGACGCTCACCCCGGAGACGGCGCGCTACAGCCCGGATGGCAAGCGGGACCTCCTGCCCATCCTCGCGCCCGCGGCGCCCCCCCGGAACACCGCGCGCAACATCTCGCGCTCCACCTCCCGCACGCTGCGCGACGAGCTGACCCGGGCCCGCGAGGTGGTCGCCTCCGCGCGCGCCCAGGGCACCGCGGAGTCCTGGGAAGCCCTCTTCGAGCCGCTGGACCGGACGTACAAGCCACCCGCCCGGCTGGTGCTGGCCATCGACGCGCCGTCGCCCGAGGCGCGTGAGGCGGCCGCTGGCTGGGTGCTCGGGCATCTCACCGCCCTGCTGTTCCGGCTGGAGGGAGACCGCCGCCTCTTCATGCGGCCCCTGCCCTCCCCTGGCCCCCATGCGCCCTTCGCCCTCGGGCTGGAGACGCGGAACGCCGGACACGGAGAGGTCGTCCTGCGCCGGTATGGCTTCCTCTTCGAGGCGGTGGAGGACTTCCGCACCTCGTTCCACGAGTGGAACCACCGTCCCGAGGGCACCTCGCTCCGGGTGGACCTGGTGGAGGACTGA
- a CDS encoding BamA/TamA family outer membrane protein: MGLVARGAEAQEPGRVVDEVVVRGPEKTKPETVQAYSRVDAGDAITDDDLTRIERRLVATGLFQEVRVTTEPTGTGGVRVILEVEDKASWVVAPTFALSSSNIGGGVLYAENNLWGRSKKFGAAAQVSTAESGVFAGYLDPNLFGLPQLRFSLEGQLRSDRVDEYLSGASQEDPEVVRRTRLNSASISGELGVMLFERVRAAAKYRLMSIDAKSPSDDEEVTTQAFSTGPSQRDTSLRLMVGVDTRQNLHAVMEGLNIEASYEVSTPGVWSEFTYRRFGLLYRHGLRLMGEHNLVLRGEAAAGMDLPFHQELVLGGNSLRGFLHRQFRGDTRLSFTAEYHFPLFTVRQLSFRGVAFSDSGLMLWRDIPEDRELRDVNGRVVRGFLPDAEEGLDGATVAQGVGAGLRLYLRNVVLPLVGVDVAYGVNSGEFRFYLVAGVNPT; the protein is encoded by the coding sequence ATGGGCCTGGTGGCGCGGGGCGCAGAGGCCCAGGAGCCGGGGCGCGTGGTGGACGAGGTCGTGGTGCGCGGCCCGGAGAAGACGAAGCCGGAGACGGTGCAGGCGTACTCGCGGGTGGACGCGGGCGACGCCATCACCGACGACGACCTGACCCGAATCGAGCGGCGCCTGGTGGCCACGGGCCTCTTTCAAGAGGTGCGCGTCACCACCGAGCCCACGGGCACGGGCGGGGTGCGCGTCATCCTCGAAGTGGAGGACAAGGCGTCCTGGGTGGTGGCGCCCACCTTCGCGCTGTCGTCGTCCAACATCGGCGGCGGCGTGCTGTACGCGGAGAACAACCTGTGGGGCCGCAGCAAGAAGTTCGGAGCGGCGGCGCAGGTGAGCACGGCGGAGAGCGGCGTGTTCGCCGGCTACCTGGACCCGAACCTCTTCGGCCTGCCGCAGCTGCGCTTCAGCCTGGAGGGACAGCTGCGCAGTGACCGCGTGGACGAGTACCTGTCCGGAGCGAGCCAGGAGGACCCGGAGGTGGTGCGCCGCACGCGCCTCAACTCGGCGTCCATCAGCGGCGAGCTGGGGGTGATGCTCTTCGAGCGCGTGCGCGCGGCGGCGAAGTACCGGCTGATGAGCATCGACGCGAAGTCGCCCAGCGACGACGAGGAGGTCACCACGCAGGCCTTCTCGACGGGCCCCTCGCAGCGGGACACCTCGCTGCGGCTGATGGTGGGCGTGGACACGCGGCAGAACCTGCATGCCGTCATGGAGGGCCTCAACATCGAGGCCTCGTACGAGGTGTCCACCCCCGGCGTGTGGAGCGAGTTCACCTACCGGCGCTTCGGGCTGCTGTACCGGCACGGCCTGCGGCTGATGGGCGAGCACAACCTGGTGCTGCGGGGCGAGGCCGCCGCCGGCATGGACCTGCCCTTCCACCAGGAGCTGGTGCTGGGCGGCAACTCGCTGCGCGGCTTCCTCCACCGCCAGTTCCGCGGCGACACGCGGCTGTCCTTCACCGCCGAGTACCACTTCCCCCTCTTCACCGTCCGCCAGCTGTCCTTCCGGGGCGTGGCCTTCTCCGACTCAGGGCTGATGCTGTGGCGCGACATCCCCGAGGACCGCGAGCTGCGCGACGTGAATGGGCGCGTGGTGCGCGGCTTCCTCCCGGACGCGGAGGAGGGGCTGGACGGCGCCACGGTGGCGCAGGGGGTGGGCGCGGGGCTGCGCCTGTACCTGCGCAACGTCGTCCTCCCGCTGGTGGGCGTGGATGTGGCCTACGGCGTCAACTCGGGCGAGTTCCGCTTCTACCTCGTCGCGGGCGTGAATCCGACCTGA
- a CDS encoding M90 family metallopeptidase encodes MISLFRQLRRRRLQRNPFPEAWLGYLDARVPFFRTLSPELKTPFLDKLKVFAWEKEFVGAGGLTITDEIRVVVSASAVQLVLHLDLAYYDALREVIVYPAAFKLPDRTGAVLGEAKHWGSVILSWEAVVAGLRNPADGHDTATHEFAHVLDRADGAFDGTPELRRYSHYQAWGSVMSEHFRKLQDGQRQERQVLDDYGGLNEAEFFAVATESFFEKPRQMREKTPGLYEELKRFYGWDPATEG; translated from the coding sequence ATGATTTCGCTCTTCCGCCAGCTCCGGCGCCGACGCCTTCAGCGCAACCCCTTCCCGGAGGCCTGGCTGGGCTACCTGGACGCGCGGGTGCCCTTCTTCCGCACGCTGTCTCCGGAGCTGAAGACGCCCTTCCTCGACAAGCTCAAGGTCTTCGCCTGGGAGAAGGAGTTCGTCGGAGCGGGCGGGCTCACCATCACCGACGAGATTCGCGTGGTGGTGTCCGCCTCGGCGGTGCAGCTCGTCCTGCACCTGGACCTGGCGTATTACGACGCCCTGCGGGAGGTCATCGTCTATCCCGCCGCCTTCAAGCTGCCGGACCGCACCGGCGCGGTGCTGGGGGAGGCGAAGCACTGGGGCAGCGTCATCCTCTCCTGGGAGGCGGTGGTGGCGGGGCTGCGCAACCCGGCGGACGGACACGACACCGCCACCCACGAGTTCGCGCACGTGCTGGACCGGGCGGACGGCGCCTTCGACGGGACGCCGGAGCTGCGGCGGTACTCGCACTACCAGGCGTGGGGCTCGGTGATGAGCGAGCACTTCCGCAAGCTCCAGGACGGGCAGCGCCAGGAGCGGCAGGTGCTGGACGACTACGGCGGGCTCAACGAGGCGGAGTTCTTCGCCGTGGCCACCGAGTCCTTCTTCGAGAAGCCCCGGCAGATGCGGGAGAAGACTCCTGGCCTCTATGAGGAGCTGAAGCGGTTCTACGGCTGGGACCCGGCCACGGAGGGCTGA
- the coaA gene encoding type I pantothenate kinase — translation MSAPGSTAASMFIDLEREAWRALRASTPLPLSEAEVDGLRGLGEQLDMEEVVDVYLPLSRLLNLQVAAAQRLWAEQQAFLGGHARKVPFIIAIAGSVAVGKSTTARILQALLGRWPDHPRVELVTTDGFLFPNRILTERGLMKRKGFPESYDRRGLVRFLAELKAGRPEVTAPVYSHLVYDVVPEEAKVIRQPDILILEGLNVLQSGPVEGKRMPGTFLSDFFDFSIYVDASEHDIRHWYVNRFLQLQQTAFRDERSYFRRFSELTHEQAVAMAESVWAEINGPNLAQNIAPTRSRARLILTKGPDHKVKRVRLRKQ, via the coding sequence ATGTCCGCACCCGGCAGCACGGCTGCTTCCATGTTCATCGACCTGGAGCGTGAGGCGTGGCGGGCCCTGCGTGCCTCGACGCCGCTGCCGCTCTCCGAGGCGGAGGTCGACGGGCTCCGGGGCCTGGGCGAGCAGCTGGATATGGAGGAGGTGGTGGACGTCTACCTGCCGCTCTCCCGGCTGCTCAACCTCCAGGTGGCCGCGGCGCAGCGGCTGTGGGCGGAGCAGCAGGCGTTCCTCGGAGGCCATGCCCGGAAGGTGCCGTTCATCATCGCCATCGCCGGGAGCGTGGCGGTGGGCAAGAGCACGACGGCCCGCATCCTCCAGGCCCTGCTGGGGCGCTGGCCGGACCACCCGCGCGTGGAGCTGGTGACGACGGACGGCTTCCTGTTCCCCAACCGCATCCTCACCGAGCGCGGGCTGATGAAGCGCAAGGGCTTCCCGGAGAGCTATGACCGGCGCGGCCTGGTGCGCTTTCTCGCGGAGCTCAAGGCCGGGCGCCCGGAGGTGACGGCGCCGGTGTACTCGCACCTCGTCTACGACGTGGTGCCCGAGGAGGCGAAGGTCATCCGCCAGCCGGACATCCTCATCCTGGAGGGACTCAACGTCCTGCAGTCCGGGCCGGTGGAGGGCAAGCGGATGCCGGGCACGTTCCTGTCCGACTTCTTCGACTTCTCCATCTACGTGGACGCCAGCGAGCACGACATCCGCCACTGGTACGTCAACCGCTTCCTCCAGCTGCAGCAGACGGCGTTCCGCGACGAGCGCAGCTACTTCCGCCGCTTCTCCGAGCTCACCCACGAGCAGGCCGTGGCCATGGCCGAGTCGGTGTGGGCCGAAATCAACGGGCCCAACCTGGCGCAGAACATCGCGCCCACGCGCTCGCGGGCCCGGCTGATTCTCACCAAGGGGCCGGACCACAAGGTGAAGCGCGTCCGCCTGCGCAAGCAGTAG
- a CDS encoding tetratricopeptide repeat protein has product MRHGLAMGALLAFLVSSQVACVVGPRFTRCPGEGGRPWVQLDSDHFTLQTDLPSDEARKAMVQLERTRVAMLAAMWPHVLGQPMQKLQVYVLRDVGEFEGLYPRRVRAFFFKGESEALIVLPGTPDSWERRFSGRSEASSSRLNHELAHHLSTYALARQPRWLSEGLAEYLELLRLSEDGTTAIVGGPHLEALHEVVWRLRWVEAKLDKSTRRRQPVPWTTSRLFAWNRAEEQSVAEDERDQLVAAMYAGSWLMVHWLVNARPQEFAAYQALLAQGVEPDVALRRALPELETQVLDKLLLEYVRKRSFPERTVKVPPVGTSYVEQVLDDAEVHAIRAKLAALAANMAPREPFIQNRKKLMKDELDEALRLDPKSLLALSTKLWSAPEGERPAIARAAVEAWPDESEAWLLLATALGSEPEARVEREAAYKKALELEPRNAYAATGLAWQLVTQGRIEEALPLAQWAVTLTPWSTYALDTYAMALAGSGACEEAVQTEQRALELIQEEGNPEVERVLTERLAGLTDGTLCAKAAPAP; this is encoded by the coding sequence GTGCGTCATGGCCTCGCGATGGGAGCGCTGCTCGCGTTCCTCGTCTCATCCCAGGTGGCCTGCGTGGTGGGCCCCCGCTTCACCCGGTGCCCGGGCGAGGGCGGCCGCCCGTGGGTGCAGCTGGACAGCGACCACTTCACGCTCCAGACGGACCTGCCCTCCGACGAGGCGCGCAAGGCCATGGTGCAGCTGGAGCGCACGCGCGTCGCCATGCTCGCGGCCATGTGGCCCCACGTGCTGGGCCAGCCGATGCAGAAGCTCCAGGTCTACGTGCTCCGCGACGTGGGCGAGTTCGAGGGGCTCTACCCCCGGCGCGTGCGGGCCTTCTTCTTCAAGGGGGAGAGCGAGGCGCTCATCGTCCTGCCGGGCACTCCGGACTCGTGGGAGCGGCGCTTCTCGGGGCGCTCGGAGGCCTCGTCCTCGCGGCTGAACCACGAGCTGGCGCACCACCTCAGCACCTACGCCCTCGCCCGCCAGCCCCGCTGGCTGTCGGAGGGCCTGGCCGAGTACCTGGAGCTGCTGCGCCTGTCCGAGGATGGGACGACGGCCATCGTCGGCGGGCCGCACCTGGAGGCCCTCCATGAGGTGGTGTGGCGGCTGCGCTGGGTCGAGGCGAAGCTCGACAAGAGCACCCGGCGCAGACAGCCTGTGCCCTGGACGACGAGCCGGCTGTTCGCCTGGAACCGCGCCGAGGAACAATCCGTGGCCGAGGACGAGCGGGACCAGCTCGTCGCGGCGATGTACGCGGGGAGCTGGCTCATGGTGCACTGGCTCGTCAACGCCCGGCCCCAGGAGTTCGCCGCGTACCAGGCCCTGCTCGCGCAAGGCGTCGAGCCCGACGTGGCCCTGCGGCGCGCGCTGCCCGAGCTGGAGACCCAGGTGCTGGACAAGCTGCTGCTGGAGTACGTCCGCAAGCGCTCCTTCCCGGAGCGCACGGTGAAGGTGCCTCCGGTGGGCACCAGCTACGTGGAGCAGGTGCTCGACGACGCGGAGGTGCACGCCATCCGCGCGAAGCTGGCCGCGCTGGCCGCCAACATGGCCCCCCGGGAGCCCTTCATCCAGAACCGCAAGAAGCTGATGAAGGACGAGCTGGACGAGGCGCTGCGGCTGGACCCGAAGAGCCTGCTGGCCCTGTCCACGAAGCTGTGGAGTGCGCCCGAGGGCGAGCGGCCCGCCATTGCCCGCGCCGCGGTGGAGGCCTGGCCCGACGAGAGCGAGGCGTGGCTGCTGCTCGCCACCGCCCTGGGCTCGGAGCCCGAGGCCCGGGTGGAGCGCGAGGCGGCCTACAAGAAGGCCCTCGAATTGGAGCCGCGCAATGCCTACGCGGCGACGGGCCTGGCGTGGCAGCTCGTCACGCAGGGCCGCATCGAGGAGGCACTCCCCCTGGCGCAGTGGGCCGTCACGCTGACGCCGTGGAGCACCTACGCGCTGGACACATACGCCATGGCGCTCGCGGGCAGCGGCGCGTGCGAGGAGGCCGTCCAGACGGAGCAGCGCGCCCTCGAGCTCATCCAGGAGGAGGGCAACCCGGAGGTGGAGCGGGTGCTGACGGAGCGGCTGGCGGGGCTCACCGACGGGACGCTCTGCGCGAAGGCCGCGCCCGCGCCGTGA
- a CDS encoding GNAT family N-acetyltransferase has translation MLRWQWKSFRELTLDELYALLALRQEVFVVEQRSIYQDVDGLDAASLHLLAHDDADGVPFLAAYLRILPPDVKFPGASSLGRVVTSPRARGRGLGRELVERGIARLDADFPTVPIRISAQHYLQRFYESTGFHAEGDVYDEDGIPHIEMVRPQRRSR, from the coding sequence ATGCTGCGCTGGCAATGGAAGAGCTTCCGGGAGCTGACCCTCGACGAGCTGTACGCCCTGCTCGCCCTGCGGCAGGAGGTGTTCGTGGTGGAGCAGCGCTCCATCTACCAGGACGTGGACGGGCTGGACGCCGCGTCCCTCCACCTGCTCGCCCATGACGACGCGGACGGCGTCCCCTTCCTCGCCGCCTACCTGCGCATCCTGCCCCCCGACGTGAAGTTCCCCGGCGCGAGCAGCCTGGGCCGGGTGGTGACGTCCCCCAGGGCACGCGGGCGCGGCCTCGGACGCGAGCTCGTGGAGCGGGGCATTGCAAGGCTCGACGCCGACTTCCCCACGGTGCCCATCCGCATCTCCGCCCAGCACTACCTCCAGCGCTTCTACGAGAGCACCGGCTTCCACGCCGAGGGGGACGTCTACGACGAGGACGGCATCCCCCACATCGAGATGGTCCGCCCCCAACGCCGCTCACGGTGA